The Streptomyces vinaceus genome contains the following window.
GCGCTTCGCCGAGGCGCCGGCGTCGAACACCCAGAACCGCACCTTCACGCCGGGCTCGCTGGTCCGCTCCACCCCCACGGTCAGTTCCAGCTCCACCCGCTCCGCCTTGAACTTCAGGTCGGAGTCCTCGCCGGCGGACATCGCCCGGCTCAACTCCCGGCGCAGCTGCGCAATCATGTCCGCCAACTCGACCGCATCATTCACAGGAGGCCCCCCGGCCATATCCGCACGTCAACTACCCAAGATGGTAGGCAACATCATCCCGCATCAGCGGCCCGTCGGCGTCCATCGGAAGCTGCGGCGTGCGGAGTTCGCGCATGGGTGGCGCAGACGAGGGCATCCGGCACGCAGGAACGGTCCGTGGTTCAGGAGGTGGAAGCGGTGCACCGTACGAAGGTGTTGAACTCCTTTCCCGCCGGTGACCCCTACGGCAGCTGGCCCGCCGAGGAGTACGCGGCCAGGTGCCGGGAGCGGGGCCAGCGGGCGACCGTCGTCATGGACCTCGACAGGGACTCCTTCCTCGTCGTGGCCCTCGACGCCGACGGGTCGCACAGCACGGCCTGAAACCCGCCCACCGCCGCTCAGCCGGGTCAGTTGCCGCGGTGCGGTCCGAGGTCCCGGAGGACGGCCGCCAGCTCCTGCGCGGTCGGGGCCGGGGCGGGCAGCGGGGTTGCGGGGCGGGTTCCGGCCCGCAGGCCGTCGAGGAACAGGGACAGCTGCCGCCGCCAGGCGTTCGGGGGCCCGGCGGCCGCGAGGGAGGGTACGGCGCGGCCGAGCGTGGCCAGGCTCAGGAGCAGGTCCTCGACGGTGACGTCGGGGCGCATCACGCCGTCCCGCTGGGCGCGGCCCATCAGCAGGGCGATCGTCTCGTGGTTGTGGGCGTGGACGGCGTCGAGCGAGGTCACGCCCTCGATGGCGGTGGTCATCAGGTCGTTGGCGCCCCGGTCATCGGCCAGCACGGTGAAGACCGCCTCCAGGTAGTGGCCCAGTGCCGTCCAGGCGTCCGCCGCGCCGCGGGCCTCCTCTCCGGCGTCGACGGTCCCCTGGAGGGAGTCCCGGAAGACGGCGTCGATCAGCGCCGCCCGGGTGGGGAAGTGCCGGTAGAGCGTGGCGTTCCCTACCCCGGCCCGGCGGGCGATCTCGTCCAGCGGGGCTTCCAGCCCCTGGGCGGCGAAGGCGTCGCGCGCGGCGGCCAGGAGCAGCTCGCGGTTGCGCAGCGCGTCGCGCCGTACAGGCGCGGGCCGTTCCGTGGCCGGGGTCAATGTCCGCTCCTCGCGCCTCGCCTCGATGCCCCTGGGCGTATCCGTACCGGGGATCCTTGTCCGGTACGGATGCTAGCGCCACCGGGGGCGGTGTCACGCGGGCAGCCGCCGCGACCACCGTACGGGCAGGGCGGCCACGCCCCTGAGCATCGCGCCCGGGCGGCGTACGAGGGATTCGGGCGCGGTGTCCAGGGCGAGGTCCGGCAGCCGTCGCAGGAGCGTCCGCAGGGCGGTCCGGGCTTCGATGCGGGCGAGCGGGGCGCCCAGGCAGTGGTGGATGCCGTGGCCGAACGCGAGGTGTCCCCGGGCGGGGCGGCGGACGTCGAAGCGGTCGGGGTCGGGGAAGTGCGCGGGGTCGCGGGAGGCGGCGGCGAGGGAGAGCATGACGCTGTCGCCGGCGGGGATGCGGACCCCGGCGATCTCCACGGGTTCGGCGGCGTGCCGGAAGGCGGCCGCGGTGACGGGGCCGTCGTGGCGCAGCGCCTCCTCGACGGCGCCGTCGGTCAGGCGGGGGTCGGCGCGCAGCGCGGCGAGCTGGTCGGGGTGGCGCAGCAGGGCCAGGACCGCGCTGGAGATGAGGTTGACCGTGGTCTCGTGTCCCGCGACGAGCAGGAGGAAGGCCATCCCGAGCAGTTCCTCGGGGGAGAGTCCGCCCTGCCCGGCGGAGTCCAGGACCAGGGCGCTCATGAGGTCCGTGCCGGGGTCACCGGCCTTGGCGGCGATGAGGGCGGCGAAGTACGCGCTCATCTCGCCGGCGGCGGCGCCGGCCGCGGCGGGTGAGGAAGGCGCCACGAGCTCGGTCGACCAGGCGTGGAAGTGGTGCTGGTCGGCCAGGGGGACGCCGAGCAGTTCGCAGATGACGGTGAGGGGCAGGGGGAGGGCGTAGCCCGCGACCAGATCGGCGGAGCCCGCCGCCGGGAGGGCGTCGAGGAGCCCGTCGGCGATCTGCCGGACGCGGGGCCGCATCGCCTCGACGCGTCCGGCGGTGAACTCGCGTGAGACCAGGGCGCGCAGGCGGGTGTGGTGCGGGGCGTCGGTCTGCAACATGTTCAGCCCGATGGCGTTGCCGCCGTCGCTGCGCCACGTCGAGGAGTGCCGTATGTCGTTGCGCAGCCGGGGGTCGGTCAGGGCGGCGCGCACCTCGTCGCGGCCGAGCACGAGCCAGACGTCGCCGCTCCCGGGCACGTGGACGCGGTGGACGAGCCCCTTCTCGCGCAGGGCGGCGTAGACGGGGTACGGGTCGGCGGCGAAGTCGGTTCCCTCGGGGGCGAGTTCTTCGAGCGTGGGCGCGGGCATGGCGGTTCCCTTCCTCCTCGCATCAAACGGGGACTTGTCCCCGTTTCGTCGATCGGGAACGCTACCCCACGAAACGGGGGTTCCGACGGCCGGGTCGGTGGAGACCGCCCGTCCGGACGCCGTGCCCGGCCCCCGCACCCGACCCCGCGCCCGGTCGCCCGATCGGAAAAACGGTTGGCGGTCCGCGGCGGCCGTTGTTAATCTCCCCGCAGGCCGTGTGGGAGAACGAGGAGGTGGTACCCGTGAACGCTGTATCGACATGGGTGCTCCCCTTCGGGGTCACGGCCGGGCGATAGGTCGTCCGGGAGCGCCGTTCAAGAGCCCTCCCGAAAGGCACGACCATGCATTTCACTTCCGAACAGCGCCTCGACGACGGCGTCGTCGAGCGCGAATTCACCCTGGGCGAGATCCCCGGCACCCTGTGGACGCCCGAGTCCGCCGCGTCGGCCCCGCTGGTGCTGATGGCCCACAACAACGGTCTGCCCAAGGCGGACCCCCGGCTGGTGGCCCGGGCCCGGTACACCGCGGCGCGCGGCTACGCGGTGGCCACCATCGACGCCGCGGGGTGCGGTGACCGGCCCCGCTCCGCAGCCGACGAGCAGGCCCGCGCCGACCTCCGGCGGGCGATGCAGGCCGGCGAGCCGGTCGACGAGATCTTCGAGTCCTTCATCGGGCCGATGGTCGAGAAGGCGGTCCCGGACTGGCGGACCACCCTGGACGCCCTCCTCGCGCTGCCCGGGATCGACGGCCCGGTCGGGTACTCCGGCGGGTGGACCGCCCTCGGCATCCGGCTGGCGGTGGTCGAGCCGCGCATCGCGGCCGCGGGCTTCTTCGCCGGGGGGTACGTGCCCCGCGCCCAGCGCGAGGAGGCCCGGCAGGTCACCGTACCGCTGCTGTTCCTGCTGCAGTGGGACGACGAGGGCAACCCCCGCCAACGCGCCCTGGACCTGTTCGACGCCTTCGGCAGCGAGGAGAAGACGCTGCACGCCAACCTGGGCGGGCACACCGGCACCCCGTGGTTCGAGCTGGAGGACGGGTGCCGGTTCCTGGACCGGCACCTGAAGTGACGCCGGGCCGCCCGCCGGGCAGCGGACGGTAGGCGGCCCCGGCCGGGAAGCCGTCATCGAGGAGAGGCCGCGGCCCTCCTCGATGACGGCACCCGACCACCGAGGAACCGGCGCGCGGACACGGCCTAGCGGCCGCGTCCCCGCTGGATCTCGAAGTGGTCGATCCGCTGGCCCGTCTCGGCGAGGGCGCTGACCTTCAGCTTCGGGGAGCGGCCCGTCTCGACCTCGACCGCGAGGAAGGAGTAGTTGGTGTACCGCACCCGCGACCACTCCACCGTCTCGGTCGCCTTGGTCCCGCCCTTGACCCACCGGTAGGACTCGACGCTGTCGCGGTCCGCGACGTGGCCCTCGTACGAGTCCGGCACCGGGAAGCTGTACAGCGAACGCCCCGCCGCGCCGGCCGTGACGTACACGATGCCGTCCTGCGTGGGGTCGGTGCGCTCGCCGATGGGGACCTTCCGGCCGACCTTGTTGCCCTTGATCGCGTCGGTCCGCTCGTACACGTGGTTGTGCCCGTTGATGACCAGGTCCACCTGGTGCTTCTCGAACAGCGGCACCCACACGTCCCGCACCCCGCCCTCCGAGGCGTGCGCGCTGGTGGTCGAGAACGCGCAGTGGTGGAAGAACACCACGATGAAGTCCACGTCGCGGTGGTGGCGCAGTTCGCCCAGCCGCCGGTCCAGCCACGCGGTCTGCTTTCCGCCGCTGATACCGAAGTTGGCGGGGATCTCGTACGAGACGTCGTTCGCGTCGAGCGCCACCACCCCGACGTTGCCGTGCACGAACGAGTACACGCCGGGCTGGTTGACCGGGTCCGGGCCGTTGCCGGGCAGGGACCAGCGGGCGTTCTGGCCGCCGTAGCCCTGGGGCGAGTACCAGGCCTCCATGTCGTGGTTGCCGGTCGTCACCATCCACGGCACGGTCTTGGCCACCGTCTCCGTCTGGGCCAGGAACTGGTCCCAAGCCCGCGCGTCGTACGTGTCGCCGGAGGTGCCCGAACCGGAGGAGTCGGCGTAGCAGATGTCACCCGCGTGCAGGTGGAAGGCCGGGTTCTGGGCCAGCAGCACCGCGTCGTTGCCGAGCGCGTGGTAGCTCACGCCCTGGTCGCCGAAGGCCGTGAAGGTGAAGTTCTCGGCGCGCGAGGGGGCGGTGGTGAAGGTGCCGAGCGTACCGAGGTTGCGGTGGTCGGCGGGGTCGAAGCCGTCGTGCCCGACCCCGTAGTAGTAGGTCTGTCCGGGCCGCAGCCGGTCCAGGCCCACGTGCAGGTAGAACTGCTCGGCCGCGGCGATCTTGCCGCCGTTCAGGACCGGGGTGCTCAGGTGTCGGACCTCGGCGTCGATCTTCACGCTCAGCGCCCAGGGGCTGGTGCCCACGCGCAGGTACGGCTTCTTCACCGCGAACGGCACCTGCCACGACACCCGCATCTGCGTCTTGGGGTCCGCGCCGTACTGCAAGTGCCGTGCGAACGGCGCGGCCAGCGCACCGTCGACACCGCGCCGCTCGGTGGAGGCCAGCACGGTCGGAGCCGCGTACGCGGGCGAGGCCGAGCCGACGGTCAGGCCGCCGCCGGCGACGGCCGCGGTCACCGCACCCGCGCGCAGCGCGCCGCGCCGGGTGAACTTCGTACGCAGGTAGTCGTGCTGCTCGGCCATGCTCATCCGCGAGGCGAGCTTCTGGGGGATACCGAAATCGGGAAGGTCCATGGCTGCAAACCTCATCGTCCGAGGCGACGCGGAGTTCGCCGAGAGGTGAACGGACGGGGGCGTAACCCCCATGAGAATCCCCGGAATCACCCATCTTTTGCCACGCCGGACCGAAGCCCGGACGGCGGCGTCCACCGCTCCGGAGGCGTACTCGGAGGACGGGTCACCGCCCCGGCGGACCGCGCCCGCGGCGCGACCTGGAGAATGCCACGATATGAACTCTCCGTCGCCGTGGGGTCTTTCGGGCAGAGCGCTGCGCGCCGTGCGGGAGTACCCGCGCCGTGCGCCGCTGACCTTCGCCTACGTCTGCCTGCTCCTGGCCGGACACGCCTGGGTCGGTCACGGGCTGTCCGCCGAGCGGGCGGCCACCGTACTGGGATACCTCAGCACCAATCAGGACAACCTGCAAGATCATCCGCTCTCCGCGCTCCTCGGCAGCGTGCTGTTCTTCGACGGAACCCTCACGGACGTCACCTCGGTGGGCTTCGTGGGCACCCTGATCACCTTCGGCCTCGGCGTCTGCTGCTTCCTGGCCCGGGCGGAGAGCCGGTGGGGAAAGCGGCGCGCCGCGGCCGTGTTCCTCGGCGGGCACGGCGCGGCCACCCTGCTCACCGCCGTCGTCATCGCCGTCGCGCTGCGGCGCGGCTGGTATCCGGCGGACGTGCGGCAGGCCCTGGACTACGGGGTCAGTTACGGAGCCCAGACCGTACTGGCCGTCGGTACGCTCACCCTGCCGCGCCGGGGCCGTATCCCCTGGGCCGTCTTCGTCCTCGGATGGCCCCTGGGCGGGGCCGAATGGACGGGGCCGCTGCCGGACTTCACGACGGTCGGGCATCTCGTGGCGGCGGCCCTCGGTTTCGCGCTGCTGGGTCTCCCGGCCTTCAGGCGGCGACGGCGGGGCGCGGGCGCGGCGACCGGCCGCGCCTGCGACGGCGCACGCCGCACCGGCTCACGGGGACTGCGCGCCCCGTGGTCCGCGCAGGCGCACCGCGAGGGCGGCGACGTCGTCGTCGAGCCGGCCCTTGCTGTGGCGCAGGAGGTCGCGATGGAGAGCCGTGAGTACCTCCCGGGGCGCGAGCGGGGGCTGCCGGCGCATCCAGGCCGCCAGCGGGAAGAACTCGCCGTCGCGGACGCGGGCCTCGGCGATCCCGTCCGTGTAGAGGAGCAGCAGGTCGCCGGGGGCGAACTCGAAGCTGTCCACGCTGTAGTGGTCACCGATCAGCTCCGCGAGGCTGAGCAGCGGTGAGGGGGACGAGGACTCCAGCACGCGGAGTTCCCCTCGGTTCAGCAGCAGTGGCGGGGGGTGTCCGCAGTTGAGGACGTCGATCCGGCCGCCCTCGTGCGGGATCTCCACGAGCAGGGCGGTGGCGAAGCGCTCCATCGGGCCGTCGGAAGGGAAGGAGGCGTTGTACCGGGTGCTGCTGGCATCCAGCCTGCGCGCGATGCCCACCAGGCCGCTTTCACCGTGGGCCGCCTCCCGGAAGGCGTTGACGATCGCGGCGGCCTCACCCACGGCCGGCAGGCCCTTGCCCCGTACGTCACCGATGAGCATCCGGATCCCGTACGGGGTCTCCACCACCTCGTAGAAGTCCCCGCCGATCCGCGCCTCCGCCGCGGCCGCGAGGTACAGCGACTCGATCTCGATGTTCCCGAAGAGCCGCGGCAGGGGGCTCAGCACCACCTGCTGCGCCGCGTCGGCGACGAGCCGCACCTGGAGGAGGGTGCGCTCCCGCTGGAGCCGCAGGTGGCTCCCGTAGGCGGCGGCCACGGTGACCGCGATGATCCCCGCGCACGTCCACCACGTTCCCAGATCGGGGAAGACCAGGCTGAGGCCGATCATCAGCAGGAGGCAGACCGTCCCGAGCAGGACGGTGGGGAGGACCGGCCACATCGCGGCGGCGAGGGCCGGCGCGGCGGGCAGGAGGCGGCTGAAGGCCATCTCCGGCGGAGTGGCGTAGGCCAGGCTTGCGATGACGACGGTCAAGATGACCGGCGACAGCCGCACAAGTCTTCCCCGGCCGGGGCGCCGACGGAGCCACGGTCGTCCAGACTCGATCACATTTCCTAGAATATCCATGGAACGGGGACATGGCGCTGCGATGCGCCGGCCGCCGTGCCGCACGGCGCTCACAGCATGACGTGCTTGACCTGGGTGTAGTCGAGGAGGCCGGACAGGGAGAGGTCGCTTCCGTAGCCGGAGTGTTCGACACCCCCGTGGGGCATCTCGGAAACGGTGGTGCCGTGGGTGTTCACCCAGACGATGCCCGTGTGGAGCATCCGGGTCGTGCGCATGGCCCGGTCGTGGTCCGAGGTCCAGACGCCGGCCGCGAGGCCGAAACGGACGTCGTTGGCCAGGCACAGGGCCTCCGCCTCGTCGGCGAACGGCTGGACGGTCACGACGGGGCCGAAGGTCTCCTCATCGCCGGGCGGGCCCGTGCGCAGTTGTCGAGCCGACGCCGCGAAGGCCGCGAGGAACGCGTCGTGCACCCGGTGGTGGACCAGGAGCCGGGTGGGCGCGGTGCAGTCCTGGCCGGCGTTGTAGTAGGCGACGGCGGCGAGGGCCGCGGCCGCCGCCCGGACATCTACGTCGTCGTGGACGATGACGGGGGCGTTCCCGCCCAGCTCCAGGTGGACGCGTTCGAGCCCGGCCGCCGCGGCCGCCGCGATCTCCTGGCCCGCCCGCACACTGCCCGTGACCGCGATCAGGGCCACGTCGCGGTGGGCCGTGAGCGCCCTGCCGGTGTCGCGGTCGCCGCAGACGACGTTGACCACGCCCGGTGGCAGGTGTGCGGAGGCGATCCGGGCGAGGAACACGGACGAGGACGGGGTGGTGTCGGCCGGCTTGAGCACGGTCGTGTTCCCGGCGGCGACCGCCGGGGCGATCTTCCACGCCGCCATCATCAGCGGGTAGTTCCACGGGGTGATCTGGGCGCAGACCCCGACCGGTTCGCGGCGCAGCAGGGAGGTACGGCCCGGCGTGTACTCGGCGGCGGCCGCGCCCGGAAGGTTCCGGGCCGCCCCGGCGAAGTAGCGCACCGTGTCGACGATCGTGGGCAGCTCCTCGTCCCTGAACTGCCGTACCGGTTTGCCGGTGTCCGCCGTCTCCGCGGCCGTCAGGGCGTCCGCGTGCGCCTCCATCGCGTCGGCGAGGGAGAGCAGGGCGCGCTGGCGGACCGCCGGGGTGGTCGTGGACCAGCCCCCGTACGCGGCCGCCGCCGCCGCGACGGCGGCCTCGGTGTCGGCCCTGCCGGAGTGCGGAGCGCGGGCGTGCACCCGGCCGGTGGCGGGGTCGGTCAGTTCCATCGTCTCGCCGGAGGCGGCCGGCCGGTCCACGCCGCCGATGTGGTTGAGCAGGGCGCCGCTCACGGCGTCGGTCAGGGCGTCAGCCACGGCGCAGCACCTCCTCGGCGGTGTCGCGGCCGGTGCGTACGGCGCCCTCCATGTAGCCGGCCACCCACTGGTCGGACCCGCAGACGTAGAAGGGCGGCTCATGGGTGCCGTGCCGGGGGCCTACGGCCATGACGTCGCCGGGAGTCCACTGGGTGACGTACCCCCGGGTCCACGGGTCGGTGCCCCACATGCGCAGGTGCGTGGCGAGCGGGCGGTACGCCTCGTCGCCGTACAGGCGGGCGACCTCGCCGAGCAGTTCGCGCTCCCGCAGGTGGGCGGGCGCCCCCAGGAGTACGCCGAACCGCTGGGGCGGGACGAGGGCCGAGAGGACGCCCTCGCCCTGCGGCCAGGTGCTGCCGAGGACGCCCTCGCACTCGGAGAGGCCGCTGAGGCCGCGGTCGCGCCAGAACGGCCTGTCGTACGCGGCGGTGAACTTGGCGGCGAGGGCGTTGCGCTGGCGGTGCAGCGAGGCGAGGCGGCCCTCGCTGACGCCGGTGACGGCGACGGAGCGGAGCGGGCCGGCACGCCTGGGTCGGCGGCGCCGTGGAACGGGGCATCGCATCGGGCGAGTTCACCGAGTGTGACGTCGCCGCGCTCAGCACGCTGGTCCTGGCCCTCTGCGACGGCCTCGGCATCCGCCTGATGCTGGACGACCCCCGGGTCGACCTCGCCACGGCCCGGTCGACGATCTGGGGCGCCATCGCCCCGGCGCTCGGGATCGCCCCGGTCTTCCCGTAGCTGTGACACCGCCCTCGGGAGGTGCGCCCTCGTCACCGGGCCAGGTCGTCGGCTCCGCCCGCCGCCTCCGCCGGCTGAGGCGTCATGCGCTCCAGCCCCCTGCGCTCGTAGAAGCGGGTCATCGCGAAACCGACGACCAGGGCGAGGACCGTACCGACGGCGATCATGGTCCACGCCCGGGTCAGACCCGCGTCGGCGCGCGCGTCGAAGAAGAGGATGGCGCGCACCCCGTCGCTGAGCTGGCGCATGGGCTCGAAGAGGGAGAGGAAGCGGTAGAAGCCGGGGACGGCCTGGAGCGGGACGGTGGCGCCCGACGACGGCAGGCCCAGCGCGATGAACACGAACATGGACACGAGCTGGCCGATCCCGCCGAACGCCGCGTTGATCGCCTGTACGCCCAGGCCCACCGCGAGGCCCGCGCAGTAGGAGTAGATCCACAGCAGCGGGATGTGTGCGGCGTCCATCCCGAGGATCGAGATCGTGGCCACCATGACCAGCGTGGTGGTCAACACCGTGATCACGGCCGTCATGACCACCTTCAGCAGCAGCGTCTGGGTGCGGCTGATCGGCACGGTGGGGCGGCGGGTGTGCCAGGGGCCGAGCTCGCTGTCCGCGTAGCCGAGTGCGGTGTCCACGCCGGTGTTGATGAGGTTGGCGCCCAGGAAGCCGATGAGTACCAGCAGCAGGGTGTAGTAGAACGCGCTCAGCCCCAGACCGCTGTGCTCGCCGACGGGATGTCCCACCCGGTTCACGATCTGCACGGGGTCGGCCAGCAGCAGGCGCGTGGTGGGATCGGCCTGCGCGGTGGCGGGGGAAGCCGTGAGTCCTTGGCCGATGGCCTTGGAGGACTGCCGGGCCGCCGCCGTGCTGATGCGGTCGGCCAGGGATGAGCCGATGCTCCCCATGCCTGGGTTGGTGAGCACCGTGATCGTCGGCCGGACCGTGGCGTTGCCGGTGGTGAGCGCGGCCACGGAATCGGTGAAGTCCGCGGGGATGACCAGGGCGCCGTAGATCTTGGCGGAGGAGAGCTGGTCCTGTGCCTGGGCCTGGGTGAGCGGGCGCCATTGGACCTTGCCGGACTTGTCGCCGCCCGTCACGGCCTCGGTGACCTGCGTCCCCACGTTCTGCCGCCGGCCGGGCAATGGCTTGCCCGTGTCCGCGTTGACGATGCCGACGGGCAGATCGCGCAGCCTGCCGTTCGGATCGACGATGCCGCCCATGTACAGCAGCGACAGGAGCAGGGCGAGCAGTCCTGTCAGCACCGTGGGTACCGCCCACAGCTTCGGGCGGCGGAGCAGCGCCGAGGCGCGTGCCCCGACGGCGGCCACGGGGCGGGTGTCGTCGCTGTGGTTCATGTCGGCGTCCATGGTTCTCGTTCTCGGCGAGTTCCGCGGCGACACCGGGGCGGCGTACGCGGACGGCCGCCCTCCGGGGTCCGGGGGTGCCCGTGCCCGCAAGCATGGGACGTGACGCGGGGCGGCGTCCGCAGGCTCACCGGGCCAGTGCGGCCCGGGCGGCCTCCAGGATCTCGTCGGAGAGCGGGGAGTCCTTGGTGGCGCGGGCCAGTACGAGCGCACCGAGCATCGTGCACAGCCGGACGATGCCGTCCTGGTCGTCGGTGGCGAGCCAGTCGGCGAAATCGGAGATGCCGTCGGTGTAGGTACGGTGCGCTCCGCGGTCCCCGGGGTCACGGGCCATGTCGGTGGCCAGTCCGGCGGCGGGGCAGCCCGTGGCGGCGGAATCCCGGTGCCGGGGGGAGAGGTAGCTGTCGATCATGGCCCGCTGGGCCGCGGGGCGCTCGCCCTCGTTCTCCTCCAGGACGCTCGCCCGCCGCTCGGCCAGTTCCCCGAAGGCGTGCGAGACGGCCTCGTCGATGAGGGCTTCCTTCGAGTCGAACTGCTTGTAGAAGCCGCCGTGCGTCAGGCCTGCCGCCTTCATCAGGTCGGCCACGCTCACGCTCGTGCCCTGTTCGCGGAAGAGCTGCGACGCCATCTCCACGACCCGCTTGCGGTTCTCCTGCGCCTGAGCCTGCGATACCCGGCCCATGGGCACCTCCTCGTTTGGATGACGGCTGACATCTATCGTACGCTCGGTATAGATTATGAATGTAATCTAAATCGGCGTCCGGGGAGTCCCTACCCCGGGCCGCCGCTGCACCCCTTGGGAGATGCCATGGAACTGAAGGACGCCGTCGCCGTCGTCACCGGAGCCAACCGGGGCCTGGGCCGTCACCTCGCCGCCCAGCTCACGGAGCGCGGGGCCAAGGTCTACGCGGCCGCCCGCCGTCCCGAGTCGGTGGACCTGCCCGGAGTCGTACCGCTGCGAATGGACGTCACCGATCCGCAGTCGGTGCGGGAGGCCGCGCGGACCGCCTCGGACGCCACCCTGCTCGTCAACAACGCCGGGATCTCTACGGGCAGCGCGCTGGTCGCGGGCGACTGGGACGCGGTGCGGCTGGAGATGGAGACGAACTTCTTCGGCCCGCTGGCCGCCACCCGGGCGTTCGCGCCGGTCATCGAGGGGAACCGGGGCGGCGCCGTCCTCAACGTCCTGTCCGTCCTCTCCTGGTACCACCCGGCCGGCCTCGGCGCCTACGCCGCCGCCAAGGCCGCCGGCTGGGCGATGACCGACGCGATCCGCGAGGAGCTGGCCCCGCGCGGCATCGCGGTCACCGCCCTCCACGTCGGCTACATGGACACGGACATGGCCGCCCGGGTTCCGGCCGGCCAGAAGAGCGACCCCGCCCTCGTCGCCGCCCTCGCCCTCGACGGCCTGGCCGCCGGAGCACCGGAAGTCCTCGCCGACGACCTCACCCGCAGCGTCAGGCAGGGGCTCGGAGCCGTACCGTCCGCCGTCTGACCCGCGCGGCCGCCGCCCACAGCCCGTCACCGCCGGACCGGACCAGGAAAGACCCCTCATGGCAACCACCGCCCCATCCGCCACACCCGTCCCCGCTGTGGCGGCCGGTACGCCCGCCCCGAGCGCCCCGCCCGCCCCGCCCGCCCCCGGCACCGGCCGCCGGCCGCCCGTACGGGCCTGGCTCCAGCCCGCCGTGATCGCCCTGGTCCTGGCCGCCGCCTTCATCGGCTGCTACATCGGCCTGCAACGCGACCCCCAGCCCCACCACGTCCCCATCGCCGTCACCGGACGGGAACTCGCGGACCGCATGCGGGGCGCACTCGGCGACAGCGTCGAGGTGCACCCGGCCGCCGATGCCGCGTCCGCCCGCCGGGCCCTGGAACGCCACGAGGTCTCGGCCGCGCTCGGCGAGGGCCCCGGCGGCCGGCTGAACCTGGAGGTCGCCGGAGCCTACGGACCCTCCACCACCTCGGCGGTCAAGAGCCTCGTCGGCGCGTACGCCGAGGGCGCGGGCCGGCAGGTCACCACCGAGGACGTCGTGCCCCTGACCCGCTACGACACGCGCGGCCTGGCCGGGTTCTACCTGGCCTTCGGCGTGACCCTCGCGGGATTCGTCCTCGCCCAGAACGCCCTGGGCCTCGCCGGCCTGCTCCGCCTGCGCCACCGGTTCTGGCTGCTCTCCGCGGTCTCCGCCGCCGTCGGGACCGTGGCCGCCGTCTTGGCCGGGCCCGTCCTGGGCGCCGTACCCGCCCCGGTCCTCCCGCTGGCCTTCACCCTCACCCTGCTGGCCGCCGCGGCCGCCTTCGCCACCAAGCTCCTGGGTACGTACCTGGGCCCCGTCGGGGTGCCGGCCGCGACCCTGCTGCTGCTCACCGTGGGCAACTCCACCAGCGGCGCCGCCATCAGCGCGGACCTCCTGCCGCCGGCCGCGCACGCCGTCTCGGCACTCCTGCCGCCGGGGGCGGCCGTACGCGCGATCACCGACCTCAGCTACTTCCACGGTGCCCACGTCACGGGCCCGCTCGTCACACTGGCCGCCTGGGCCGTGACCGCCGCCCTCCTGGTCGGCCTGCGGAGCCGCCTGCGCCGCACCGCCACGGCCGGCTGAACCGCCGTGGCCGCCGCGGGCGCGGCACGGCGGGGCCCCGGCCCGCGCGCGTCGCAGGACGACCGCGCGGACCGGGGCCCCGCCCGTGTGTGCGGGCCCGGCCGGCCGTGGCCGGGCGCCTGGGGTCAGCAGACCGGGTTCTTCAGGGCGCTCCAGGTCTTGGCACCGAC
Protein-coding sequences here:
- a CDS encoding aldehyde dehydrogenase family protein; this translates as MELTDPATGRVHARAPHSGRADTEAAVAAAAAAYGGWSTTTPAVRQRALLSLADAMEAHADALTAAETADTGKPVRQFRDEELPTIVDTVRYFAGAARNLPGAAAAEYTPGRTSLLRREPVGVCAQITPWNYPLMMAAWKIAPAVAAGNTTVLKPADTTPSSSVFLARIASAHLPPGVVNVVCGDRDTGRALTAHRDVALIAVTGSVRAGQEIAAAAAAGLERVHLELGGNAPVIVHDDVDVRAAAAALAAVAYYNAGQDCTAPTRLLVHHRVHDAFLAAFAASARQLRTGPPGDEETFGPVVTVQPFADEAEALCLANDVRFGLAAGVWTSDHDRAMRTTRMLHTGIVWVNTHGTTVSEMPHGGVEHSGYGSDLSLSGLLDYTQVKHVML
- a CDS encoding FAD-dependent oxidoreductase, with protein sequence MRCPVPRRRRPRRAGPLRSVAVTGVSEGRLASLHRQRNALAAKFTAAYDRPFWRDRGLSGLSECEGVLGSTWPQGEGVLSALVPPQRFGVLLGAPAHLRERELLGEVARLYGDEAYRPLATHLRMWGTDPWTRGYVTQWTPGDVMAVGPRHGTHEPPFYVCGSDQWVAGYMEGAVRTGRDTAEEVLRRG
- a CDS encoding TetR family transcriptional regulator C-terminal domain-containing protein, coding for MERGIASGEFTECDVAALSTLVLALCDGLGIRLMLDDPRVDLATARSTIWGAIAPALGIAPVFP
- a CDS encoding YhgE/Pip domain-containing protein yields the protein MDADMNHSDDTRPVAAVGARASALLRRPKLWAVPTVLTGLLALLLSLLYMGGIVDPNGRLRDLPVGIVNADTGKPLPGRRQNVGTQVTEAVTGGDKSGKVQWRPLTQAQAQDQLSSAKIYGALVIPADFTDSVAALTTGNATVRPTITVLTNPGMGSIGSSLADRISTAAARQSSKAIGQGLTASPATAQADPTTRLLLADPVQIVNRVGHPVGEHSGLGLSAFYYTLLLVLIGFLGANLINTGVDTALGYADSELGPWHTRRPTVPISRTQTLLLKVVMTAVITVLTTTLVMVATISILGMDAAHIPLLWIYSYCAGLAVGLGVQAINAAFGGIGQLVSMFVFIALGLPSSGATVPLQAVPGFYRFLSLFEPMRQLSDGVRAILFFDARADAGLTRAWTMIAVGTVLALVVGFAMTRFYERRGLERMTPQPAEAAGGADDLAR
- a CDS encoding TetR/AcrR family transcriptional regulator, with the translated sequence MGRVSQAQAQENRKRVVEMASQLFREQGTSVSVADLMKAAGLTHGGFYKQFDSKEALIDEAVSHAFGELAERRASVLEENEGERPAAQRAMIDSYLSPRHRDSAATGCPAAGLATDMARDPGDRGAHRTYTDGISDFADWLATDDQDGIVRLCTMLGALVLARATKDSPLSDEILEAARAALAR
- a CDS encoding SDR family oxidoreductase: MELKDAVAVVTGANRGLGRHLAAQLTERGAKVYAAARRPESVDLPGVVPLRMDVTDPQSVREAARTASDATLLVNNAGISTGSALVAGDWDAVRLEMETNFFGPLAATRAFAPVIEGNRGGAVLNVLSVLSWYHPAGLGAYAAAKAAGWAMTDAIREELAPRGIAVTALHVGYMDTDMAARVPAGQKSDPALVAALALDGLAAGAPEVLADDLTRSVRQGLGAVPSAV